The following coding sequences lie in one Heyndrickxia oleronia genomic window:
- a CDS encoding vitamin B12-dependent ribonucleotide reductase, translating to MSVALTSELKINEEKLNKAIKLFPQVHPVTPDMRITHKGVSRLVMIDRYSFKDTEKITLAEGDFVVLTIKEDPKFPARGLGFIKHINWEQKTADVQVDEEYRSALDDPKEMESGLITRPLDIIEKPLEVFYEQIAKRNATGLASVEKTEEKRQEWFEKFYQELVNLNFVPAGRVLYGAGADTEVTYFNCYVMPFVPDSREGISEHRKQVMEIMSRGGGVGTNGSTLRPRNTLAKGVNGKSSGSVSWLDDIAKLTHLVEQGGSRRGAQMIMLSSWHPDIVEFIISKMQNPRILRFLIENTKDESIKKHAKDKLKFTPLTEQEKAMYQGIINYKTIPGLGGFSESIIKEAEDKLREGGTYTVHNPEFLTGANISVCLTKDFMDAVENNEDYALRFPDVENYSAEEMELYNTKWQEIGDVREWEKLGHKVRTYRKIKAEELWNLINICATYSAEPGIFFIDNANDMTNAKSYGQKVVATNPCGEQPLAPYSVCNLAAVNLAEMANKETKTVNFDKLKRTVEIGVRLQDNVINATPYFLEQNKKQALGERRVGLGVMGLADLLIYCEKEYGSEAGNQLVDQVMETIATTAYRASIELAKEKGSFPFLQGETTEETNQLREAFIHTGFMKKMPEDIRQSILKHGIRNSHLLTVAPTGSTGTMIGCSTGLEPYFSFTYYRSGRLGKFIEVKAEIVQEYLTKNSDVNPEQLPEWFVTAMELAPEAHADVQCIIQRWIDSSISKTVNAPRGYAVDQVQKVYERLYKGGAKGGTVYVDGSRDSQVLTLKAEENQVDDGMTLDRSNDKQNVVLVDTIQDLRSTSVTIGSEIGNTCPVCRKGTVKEIGGCNTCDNCNAQLKCGL from the coding sequence ATGTCTGTTGCGTTAACAAGTGAATTGAAAATTAACGAGGAAAAATTAAATAAAGCGATTAAATTGTTTCCTCAAGTACATCCAGTGACCCCTGATATGCGCATTACCCATAAAGGTGTTTCACGTTTAGTAATGATTGATCGTTATTCATTTAAAGATACGGAAAAGATCACATTAGCAGAGGGAGACTTCGTTGTCCTGACGATTAAAGAAGATCCAAAATTTCCTGCACGTGGTTTAGGGTTTATCAAACATATTAATTGGGAACAGAAAACTGCTGATGTACAAGTGGACGAAGAATATCGCAGTGCTTTAGATGATCCGAAAGAAATGGAATCTGGATTAATAACAAGACCATTAGATATTATCGAAAAACCATTAGAAGTGTTTTATGAGCAAATTGCTAAAAGGAACGCAACAGGCTTAGCTTCAGTAGAAAAAACAGAAGAAAAACGTCAAGAGTGGTTTGAAAAGTTTTATCAAGAGCTAGTAAACTTAAATTTTGTACCTGCTGGACGGGTTTTGTATGGTGCAGGGGCAGATACTGAAGTTACTTATTTTAATTGTTATGTTATGCCTTTTGTTCCTGATTCTCGAGAAGGTATATCTGAACACCGTAAGCAAGTTATGGAGATTATGAGTCGTGGTGGCGGTGTGGGAACAAACGGATCGACTTTACGCCCAAGAAACACATTAGCAAAAGGGGTCAATGGTAAATCCTCAGGTTCAGTTTCATGGCTTGATGATATTGCTAAGCTCACTCATCTTGTAGAACAAGGTGGATCAAGAAGAGGCGCTCAAATGATTATGTTGTCCTCATGGCATCCTGATATTGTTGAGTTTATCATTTCAAAGATGCAGAACCCGAGAATCCTACGATTTTTAATAGAAAACACAAAGGATGAATCGATTAAAAAACATGCGAAGGACAAGCTGAAATTCACCCCTTTAACAGAGCAAGAAAAGGCGATGTATCAAGGGATTATTAATTATAAGACAATCCCTGGATTAGGTGGTTTTAGCGAAAGCATCATTAAAGAAGCGGAAGATAAATTACGTGAAGGCGGAACATACACGGTCCATAATCCGGAATTTTTAACTGGTGCGAATATATCCGTTTGCTTAACGAAAGACTTTATGGATGCAGTTGAAAATAATGAGGATTATGCTTTACGCTTCCCGGATGTTGAAAATTATAGTGCCGAAGAAATGGAACTCTACAATACGAAATGGCAAGAAATCGGCGATGTTCGCGAATGGGAAAAGCTTGGTCATAAAGTGAGAACCTATCGCAAAATTAAAGCAGAGGAACTTTGGAACTTAATCAATATATGTGCTACTTACTCAGCTGAACCAGGGATCTTCTTTATCGATAATGCGAATGACATGACAAATGCCAAAAGTTATGGACAAAAAGTAGTAGCGACAAATCCATGTGGTGAGCAGCCACTTGCTCCCTATTCTGTCTGTAATTTAGCAGCTGTCAACTTAGCTGAGATGGCGAACAAAGAAACAAAGACAGTTAATTTTGATAAATTAAAGCGTACCGTTGAAATAGGTGTACGCCTTCAAGACAACGTGATTAATGCAACACCTTATTTTCTTGAACAAAATAAAAAACAAGCATTAGGTGAACGTCGTGTAGGACTTGGTGTTATGGGCTTAGCAGACTTATTGATCTATTGTGAAAAGGAATATGGTTCAGAAGCAGGGAATCAACTAGTAGATCAAGTAATGGAGACGATTGCAACGACTGCTTACCGTGCATCAATTGAGCTAGCAAAGGAAAAAGGTAGTTTCCCATTTTTACAAGGAGAAACTACTGAAGAAACGAATCAATTACGTGAAGCATTTATTCATACAGGATTCATGAAGAAAATGCCTGAAGATATTCGACAATCGATCTTAAAACATGGAATTAGGAATTCCCATTTATTAACTGTCGCACCTACTGGATCTACTGGTACTATGATTGGTTGTTCAACTGGCCTTGAACCTTATTTCTCATTTACGTATTATCGGAGTGGACGTCTTGGAAAATTTATTGAAGTAAAAGCAGAAATTGTTCAAGAATATTTAACAAAAAATTCAGATGTAAACCCTGAGCAATTACCTGAATGGTTTGTTACTGCGATGGAGTTAGCCCCAGAAGCACATGCTGATGTACAATGCATCATTCAGAGATGGATTGATAGTTCAATCTCAAAAACGGTTAATGCACCGCGTGGCTATGCCGTTGACCAGGTTCAGAAGGTGTATGAGCGTCTATATAAAGGTGGAGCCAAAGGTGGAACGGTATATGTAGATGGAAGCAGAGACTCCCAAGTATTAACATTAAAAGCTGAAGAAAATCAAGTAGATGATGGAATGACATTGGATCGCTCCAATGATAAACAAAACGTTGTGCTGGTAGATACAATTCAAGACTTAAGATCAACAAGTGTAACGATTGGTTCTGAAATTGGCAATACATGTCCGGTATGTCGTAAAGGAACAGTCAAGGAAATCGGTGGTTGTAATACATGTGATAATTGTAATGCACAATTAAAATGTGGATTATAA
- a CDS encoding phosphotransferase enzyme family protein, with amino-acid sequence MLSTISKLYGLEEYRIGLISPHEGGRNIVYICEREGSKSKILRISYLNDRHLEDYLSELEYIKYLFNHGGSVSNVISSLNGNILEEISYNDQMFFVSLFEKAKGKMLVENNYIYREGTEITEYYYNCGKTLGKLHQLSKNYTPIHSRYNFFDKFNEHYIDELIPDTLTLLKTKLKELIKTLKNLSRNRDNFGMIHFDYNDGNYSIDFDNGQITVYDFDNSCFSFYMFDLASLWINGVGWIQFEPDPIKRRKFMDDYFNIALDGYRSETEIADHMLNKLPLFINTAIMENIVDTFEVMKNNENDPMCDEAFMYLVKCLEDDIPYMGFFSDIYSCDAPFELEEGNV; translated from the coding sequence TTGCTTTCAACCATTTCAAAATTATATGGATTGGAAGAATATCGAATTGGACTGATTTCCCCACACGAGGGAGGGCGAAATATAGTTTATATTTGTGAAAGAGAAGGATCAAAATCAAAAATACTTAGGATTTCTTACTTAAACGACAGGCACCTAGAGGATTATCTTAGTGAATTAGAATATATAAAATACCTATTTAATCATGGAGGCAGTGTTTCAAATGTAATCAGTTCTTTAAACGGAAATATTCTAGAGGAAATTTCCTATAACGACCAAATGTTTTTCGTTAGCTTATTTGAAAAAGCTAAAGGAAAAATGCTTGTTGAAAACAATTATATATATCGAGAGGGCACAGAAATAACTGAATATTATTATAATTGCGGAAAAACTCTTGGGAAACTACATCAATTATCAAAAAATTATACTCCTATTCATAGTAGATATAATTTCTTTGACAAATTTAATGAACACTACATCGATGAATTGATACCCGATACCCTCACTTTACTCAAAACAAAACTGAAAGAGCTAATTAAAACACTGAAGAACCTCAGCAGAAATAGAGATAATTTCGGTATGATTCATTTTGATTACAATGACGGAAATTATTCGATAGACTTTGATAATGGGCAAATTACGGTGTATGATTTTGATAATTCTTGCTTTAGCTTTTATATGTTTGACCTTGCTTCGCTCTGGATAAATGGGGTTGGATGGATTCAATTCGAGCCTGATCCTATAAAACGGAGAAAGTTTATGGATGATTACTTTAATATAGCTCTTGACGGATATAGGTCCGAAACCGAAATTGCTGATCATATGCTAAATAAATTACCATTATTTATTAACACAGCTATTATGGAAAATATCGTAGACACGTTTGAGGTAATGAAAAATAATGAAAACGATCCAATGTGTGACGAGGCGTTTATGTATCTTGTAAAATGCTTAGAGGACGACATTCCTTACATGGGATTTTTCAGTGATATATATTCTTGTGATGCCCCATTTGAATTGGAAGAAGGGAACGTATAG